Proteins encoded in a region of the Benincasa hispida cultivar B227 chromosome 2, ASM972705v1, whole genome shotgun sequence genome:
- the LOC120072235 gene encoding zinc finger protein ZAT3-like — MMDSFSVFPPTCTSDSSSNPRRKRTKFMKTTTSGKPTKQPKKPDSTAANNITPPCSECGKKFWSWKALFGHMRCHPERQWRGIKPPPNLLRPSTAAELRQDHEIAACLIMLANAPSDGSGRGTAEDYKRRSPFSGILDLNLPPPPPRPPMEVIEEESSSSYSSGIVLDLRLGLN; from the coding sequence atGATGGATTCTTTCAGCGTTTTTCCTCCGACTTGTACTTCCGATTCAAGCTCAAATCCCCGGCGGAAGCGGACGAAATTCATGAAAACAACTACTTCCGGCAAGCCGACGAAGCAGCCAAAGAAACCCGACTCTACCGCTGCCAACAACATAACTCCCCCCTGTTCTGAGTGCGGCAAGAAATTCTGGTCATGGAAGGCTCTGTTCGGCCACATGCGGTGCCATCCCGAGCGTCAATGGCGAGGAATCAAGCCGCCCCCTAATCTCCTCCGCCCTTCCACCGCCGCTGAATTACGACAAGATCACGAGATCGCTGCGTGTTTGATCATGCTCGCCAATGCCCCATCAGACGGCAGCGGCCGGGGAACGGCGGAGGACTACAAACGAAGAAGCCCATTTTCTGGAATTTTGGACTTGAATTTGCCGCCGCCTCCTCCTCGTCCACCAATGGAGGTGATTGAAGAAGAATCTTCATCTTCCTATTCATCAGGGATTGTTTTGGATCTCAGATTAGGGCTTAATTAA